From the genome of Latilactobacillus curvatus JCM 1096 = DSM 20019:
CACGCTGTCGTTTATGGACAACCTGCGATTGCCCTCCCCATCTTTGCGGTTCAAGCGCGGGTAACGGTAACTCTCGAGCCGGCACTCCAGACACCGCAAATTAAGAGTACTTATTACAATGGTCCTCTAGAACAGGCTGTTGGTCAGATGCAAGGCATTCGCCGGTTAATTGAACAACTGTGGCATGCATTAGATCCGAACTTAACCCCGTTTGAATTGACGATTGAAAGTGACTTACCGCCCGAACGCGGGATGGGTTCTTCAGCCGCAACGGCCGTCGCCATCATTCGAGCGTTATTTGCGACTTATCATCAAGAGCTCAGTCAACAACGGCTGCTAAAGCTAGCCGCGCTCTCCGAAAATTTAATCCACGGTAATCCAAGCGGGATTGACGCCGCGACAACCGGCGCAACTACACCATTATGGTTTGTCAAAGGGCAGCCGCTTCAACCCCTACCCATTAATTTAAAAGGGTATCTCGTAATCGCCGACAGCGGTCAAAAGGGGCAAACAGGTGCCGCCGTCAAAAGCGTTCAGAATCAAATGATGTCCAATCCAGAACAAACGCAACCCTTAATTGACCATTTGGGTTATCTAACGCAACAAGTCGCAAGAAATATTGCCCAAAACGAATTAACGGTACTTGGCGCGAACCTCAACCGTGCTCAACTTGATTTGCGGGCACTCGGTGTCAGCAATGCCCGTGTTGATCATTTGATTGATGTGGCTAATCAGACCGGTAGTTTGGGCACTAAGTTAACGGGTGGTGGCCGTGGTGGCTGCATTATCGCCCTGGCCGCTACGCAAAGTGCTGCGGATGATTTGGCACAAGCCTTATCAGCAGCTGGTGCCATCAAAACTTGGATTCAACCACTACACGCACTTTAAAAAAAATTAGGAGTATTACTATGGGACAATCAATTACAGCCAGAGCACATACGAATATTGCGCTCATTAAGTATTGGGGAAAACAAAATCCGGAATTGATTATTCCGTATAACAGTAGTCTTTCAATGACGCTAGATCATTTTTATACAGATACAACGGTCCGCTTTTCAACTGATTTGACTGCTGACCAAATTAGCTTTAATGGTGCCATTGCGGATACCAAAACTAGTACGCAGATGAGTCAGTTTCTCGATTTAATTCGAAAACAGGCGCATCTGCCTTTATTTGCTGCTGTGGAAACCATTAATCATGTCCCCAATGCTGCTGGGTTGGCCTCTTCTGCTTCCGGTTATGCGGCATTAGCTGCTGCAGGTAGTCGTGCAGCTGGGCTTGAACTTAACGATCGGGATCTTTCGAGATTAGCCCGCCGTGGTTCTGGCTCTGCAACCCGCTCGATTTATGGTGGTTTTGTGGAATGGCAACGTGGGACCAATGATTTGGATTCATACGCTGTTCCCGTTCAAGAAACAGTTGATTGGGACATCCAGATGATTGCGATTGTCTTAAATGATCGTCAAAAAGCCATCGCCAGTCGTGCTGGGATGGCGAATACGGTGGCCACGTCGCCCTACTACCCAGCATGGGTTGAAACCGCTCAAGCCGCAATTCCGGCAATGAAGGCCGCAATCGTTAAGAAAGATATAAATTTGGTGGGGCAATTAGCAGAACAAAGTGCGATGCAGATGCATGCGACAACCCTTAGTGCCGTCCCACCTTTCACCTATTTTGAACCTGAAACCCTACAAGCAATTAAAGTCGTGCAGACCTTGCGCCAACAGGGTGTTTCTTGCTATTATACTATGGATGCTGGTCCAAACGTGAAAGTGATTTGTACCAGTCAGGAAACACCTCAGATTTTAGCGGCGCTTGCGCCCTATTTTAGTCCTGAACAACTCCTTGTTGCTAAACCAGGTCCTGGTGTGAGCTATCGATAATGCAAATTTAAGTTAAACGTGAAAGGTTCTGATGGTTTGATAACGGCTAAAGCGCCCGGAAAGCTGTATATTGCTGGCGAATACGCAGTAGTAGAAACAGGTTTTCCGGCTATTATCGTGGCTTTAAATCAATTTGTGACAGTCACAATTGAAGAGAGTCATGAATATGGGAGTATTGTGTCTAAACAATACCAAGAAAATTCCCTTTATTGGCAACGACAAGGTGATGAAATGGTTTTTGATAACCGCGATAATCCCTTCCATTATATTTTGTCCGCGATTCGCTTAACGGAACAATACGCACGTCAAGCGGGTAAGACACTGCGCGTCTACCACCTACGGGTAAATAGTGATTTAGACTCTGCTGATGGTAAAAAATACGGTTTAGGCAGTTCAGCCGCCGTAACCGTTGCAACGGTAAAAGCTCTCTGCGCCTTTTATGAATTATCACTATCAAACGACCAATTGTATAAACTTGCTGCTATTGCGCATTTAGATGTGCAGGGCAACGGTTCTTTAGGCGACATTGCTGCTAGTGTTTTTGGTGGCTGGGTCGCTTATCGGTCATTTGATAAACAATGGCTTGCTGACATTCGACCAACTGTTAGTCTAACGGAGCTGCTCGAAATGCCATGGCCTAGTCTTTCAATCGAATTATTAACACCGCCAGCAGAGTTGTCACTCTTGATTGGTTGGACGGGGTCGCCCGCTTCAACCTCGCACTTGGTGGATAAAATTGCCCTTGCTAAAACAGAACGGCAAGCCGATTATCAAAACTTCCTCGCAGCTAGCAAAGCTTGCTTAGAAGCGATGGTCGAAGGGTTTCGTCGTAATGATTTAGCCCAGATCCAAGCTGAATTACGCCACAATCGTGCCATTTTACAAGATCTCGCTCACTTCAGTCACGTCGCTATTGAAACGCCAATATTACAGAAAATGGGCGCATTAGCCGAGACAATCGGCGGTGCTGCCAAAACATCTGGTGCTGGCGGTGGTGATTGTGGGATTGTCATTATTGATCGCGCTATCGAAACAGAGGCCCTCTTTGAACAATGGCGGGCCAATCAAATTGAACGATTGAACCTTGCAGTTCACCTCGTAGATTAGGAGCTTACCCATGGTCAGACCCAAACAATCCATTCAATCTCATCGGAAAGATGAACATGTCTTTTTAGCGGAAAAATTCCACCATGGTGATGCCATCAATGACTTTGATGGAATTCGGTTTATCCATCAAAGCTTACCCGAAATTGCGGTATCCGACGTGGATATCAGTACCGATTTTGCCGGGACTAACCGGGCCAGTCCCTTTTATATCAACGGCATGACCGGTGGTAGTCAGCAGACAAAGAAAATTAACGCACAATTAGCGCAAGTCGCCCAAATTACCAACCTACCAATGGCAACTGGCTCCCAATCGGTAGCCATTAAAGATCCGTCACTAGCGGATACATTTAGCGTGATTCGCGAATTCAATCCCCACGGGTTTGTACTCGCTAATATTGGTGCTGGTAATGATTTGAATGTGGCTAAGCAAGCCGTTGCAATGACCCAAGCCAATGCCCTAGAAATTCACGTCAACACGCCACAAGAAATTGTCATGCCTGAAGGTGATCAAGATTTCTACTGGTTAGACGAGATTGCTAACATTGTCGCCAATGTTGGTGTGCCCGTTATCGTGAAAGAAGTTGGTTTTGGGATGAGTGCTGATACAATCGCGCAACTCAAGCAAATCGGTGTGCAATTCATCGATGTTTCTGGCCGTGGCGGGACCAACTTTGTCACAATCGAAAACGAACGGCGTCATGATAAAGCCTACGATTACTTAGCTGATTGGGGCCAATCAACGGTCGAATCGCTCTTTGAATCACGCGCTTTCCAAAATGACGTCAATATCCTCGCTTCAGGTGGGATTCGGAATCCCCTAGATATCGTTAAAGCACTTCGACTTGGTGCCAGTGCTGTTGGGATTTCCGGTCAATTCTTGCACATGGTTTTAAAAGAAGGCCCGACACAAATGGCGGAAAACTTGCTCACTTGGCAAGCGCAGATTCAAGAGATTATGGCAATGCTTGGCGCACGCGATATTCAAGCGCTCCAAAAGGCGCCAATTATTCTCTCGCCTGAATTACGGCATTATTTGAATGAACGGCACATAACATTTTAAGCAGCAAAAGCCCGGTAGAAGGATTTCTTCTACCGGGCTTTATTTGATTGCTTAATTAGCAACTACGACTTTGCCAATCATTTGGTTCGTTTCGACCAGTTGATGCGCTTGCCGTAAGTTGGCTGCTGAAATTGGGCTTAAGCACTTTGTCAGGGTTGATTGCAATTTGTTTTGTTCCAATAAGGTTGCAATCTGTCCTAAGATAATGCCTTGACTCGCTAAATCCGTTGTTTGATAGTAGGTCTTTGAGAAAACCCACTCCCAAGCGAACTCGACCCGTTTTTTAGTTAATTTTTGTAAATCGACCGGGCGATGATTTTCAGTGATTGAAGCGATGCGGCCATTGGGCTTAATCAGGCGCGCCATACTCTCCCAGTGTTGATCGATGTTATTCAACTCTAATATATAATCGACCGTTTGATAGCCGAGTGCGTGCACCTGTTCAATGAGTGATTGATGATGGTTAACGACTTGATCCGCACCATGGGCCAGCGCCCACTTTTGCGTTTCCGGACGGGAGGCAGTCGCAATCACGTGCAATCCGGCCAAATGTGCCAGTTGGGTGGCGATCGAACCAACCCCACCTGCCCCATTAATGATTAGGATGGTTTGATCATGATTAGTGGTTCGATCTTCAAAATCAATGTGTAATTTCTCAAATAAAGCTTCCCAAGCCGTCAGCGCTGTGAGCGGCATCGCGGCAGCTTGCGCGTCCGTTAAATTCTGCGGTGCTTTTGCGACGATTCGTTCATCCACTAATTGATATTCGCTATTACTACCTGGTCGTTTAAAGTCCCCAACATAAAAGACACGATCACCCGGTTTAAATAACGTGACGGCATTGCCAATTCCTGTGACAATCCCAACAGCGTCCCAGCCAAGAATACGGGGCGTTTTTGATTGTCCTCTACCCCCTTTTCGAACGCCAACATCTACAGGGTTAACTGAAACAGCGGTCACTTGTACGCATAAATCGTGTGGTTTTGGTTTGGGACTGGGGAGATTAAAAGCCATTAAACTTTCTTCATTTGTAATCGGTAAATGTTTGGTAAAACCAATTGCTTGCATTAAAAATGCCTTCTTTCTTATTCACCATTAGTCTAAAACATTAATTGCCCCGTAACAATCGTGTATCGAATGTAACTAGTTACATTGTTTTCACTAGGCAAATGACTGCTAGCGGACTATAATGGCGGTATCAAAGGAGGCTATTTCATGGTTCAAGAACGGCACATTTATGATTGTCAGGCGGGCTGTCCGGTTGAAAGCACGCTTCAAATTATCTCCGGTAAATGGAAAAGTGTGATTATTTATCAACTTTTGCAACATTCGGATCTCCATTTTGGTGATTTGACGCGCGCTTTACCCGATTGTTCGCGCCGCATGTTAGCCCTACAGCTGGAAGAATTAATTGCGGATCATGTGATTACTAAAACGGTGATTAGTCTCCGGCCGTTAAAGACTGAATATCAACTCTCTGAATTTGGTCAAACACTAAGTCCCGTGATTGACGCAATGGCAACTTGGGGAACTTATTATAATCAGGTTGCACAACAGGATGTTGGATACTGTAATTTGCAGTAATGCCTAAATTTGGATATTCGCTAAAGCACTTGACAAATTAACTTGGATAATGTAAAAATATAGTTGTTAAAAGTATAAGTAAACTTTGATAATGAAGTGGTGCATATTGAAAGAAACGAATTATGTCGAAAATAAAGTCTATGAATACCGAGTACTCCAACATCTTTCTCAAGAAAAATTAGGTCAAGCGGTTGGTGTTTCCAAGCAAACCATCTATGCAATGGAAAAAGGCAACTACTCACCTAGTTTGATTTTAGCCTTTAAGCTCGCACGATTTTTTGATGTACCAATTGACGTTCTATTCACTTATCGGGAGGCGTAACAATATGGCCCCTACTACACTTTTTAAATCAAAATGCCCATGTAATCGCTGGTGTGGCAATCGGATTAATCATCATTTCAATTCTGTTTTTCTACTATGGTATAACTAGAATTGGACGTTCGGATGAACGCTCACAGCTTATTATGTATCGCGTTTTTAAAACGATGTTTGCAGCGTGTTTATTATCGATGATTTTATTTATGACTTTTGTGCCAGACCGCTTAACAGCAGTTCGAGATTGGTTTACAACTCTATTCAGTCTTGTATTTATCAGTGGCGCATGCGCTGTTTTTATTGAACCACGGCGTAAAGTTTAACCCTTAAAAAAAAACGGTTTAGTCAATCTAATGACTAAACCGTTTTTTTAATATGTTGTTTTTCGTCCTTTTGGAATTAAATAATAAAAGATACCGATTAAGATGAGATCAATGATCATCAATCCAATAAAAATCGCTGTTCGACCCGTTAGGTAAAAGAACCAACTACCAATTGAGAAGCCAATGATTGAGCTAACAACTAGGTGCAGCGCAAAAATTTGGGTTTGTGCCACGCGGAATTTACGATATAAACCAGTGCTGAGCCCTTTTTGTGCGTGATAACCATTGATAACTTGGCTAAATAAATAAGTGAAACCGACCGCGATGATCATGAGGACGGCAATTACCGCGATTACACCCGCATTTTGACGGAGCCAGTTGACGCCGACTAACGGCGTCGTCTTCGGTGTTAAATAACTGTGCTTAGTCGTTTTGAAAATCTTTTGGTAAGTTTTCAGATGCGCTCCCATCTGCGGACCATCAACCAATACGGTGACTTTATTCAGTGGGCGATCATTTAATACAAATTCTGGTGACGTGGATACAAAAATGTGCTGATCAAGCGTAGTTGTCTGATTCGTACCGACAACGCCAATCACGGATAAGTAGCGACCATGATCTTGATAATACGCTTGACTAGCTGGTTTGTAGAGTTCAGCAAGTCGTGATTGACCAGCAACGACGACTGGAATCTGTGATTTGAAATCGTAACTGGAGAAGAACCGGCCGTCTTTTAATGGGACACTCGATAACTTCCCTTTCGCATAGACATATGAGAACCGGGAATCAACGTTGAATTGAATTTGAAAATGGCTTAATTTCGCGGCATCAATTTTTTGAATGGTTTTTTGAATCGACTGTTGACTCTTAGAATTAAAAATCACAGCATTTTCTGATAAACTATTGTGATTTAAGCGTTGGCTATAGTTAGTTTTTGCACGTTGGCTAATCGTTAACATGCCTAGAACTGTTAAACCAACTAGTAAACAATCTAATATTATTTTTTTCAGGCGCACAGTGGGCCCTCCTTTAAAGCAGACTATTGAATCCAGTAAAACCGATCACGCATTAAATCGAATGGGCGTAAGTAACGGTTAATCCGTGATAAACGGGCGTCGTTGTGATAATGGGCCGCCGTCCAAAAGGCGTGACTATTCGTGGCGCCAAAACGTTCGCCTAAGCACAACAAAACGGGGGCATTTGGCATTGCACGAAGTTGTTGCAGCAATTCATAATCAACTGGGACGCCGTTGGGTGACCAGGACATTAAGACTGCATCGACTTGCGGACCATATTTTGGGACCGCTTGTTTGGCGTCAAGAGCTGCCACTGACGTGACTAATTGGCGCCCTGTTTCATTCTCGGCAGTCCAGGCTAAACTATCGGTACAAATCACATCAGCGCCTGCCTGCCGTAAACCAGCACTTAAATAGCCGTTACCAGCCATGACTTCTAGAAAACGCCAATTGGGAAACTCGCGGACAATCGCCGCCGTCAAATCTGTAGTGATATAGGCCCACATGCCAAAGCGATTTTGCAAATATTCACGGTAATTGTGCAGTAAGTGGTCGATTAACTGTAACTGACGTTGAACCTCAGCCACACTAGCGGCGCTAAAAGCCCCCTGTTCAGCCTGGAGTAATATTTCTAAATACAGAGATTCATCAATTCCCAAAACGGGTAAATTATGTATGGGCAAGCCGTCCTGTTCAATCTGCAATAAACTAGTTAAAACAGCATGAATTTGTACTTGAATGGCTGGGACGGTTGCAAAAAAACGTTGACTCTGGCGCAATTTCTCTGGATAACTTAACTGTATCATAATGGATTCCGTTTCTAATATAAGTTTCTCTTAAACGATTAGAAAAACCTTCCCAATCGGAAGGCCAAATCGAACGTTTTAACGAATCCCGAGTGCAATGCGTGCATAACGGGACATCTTGCTGGTATCCCACGCTGGGTACCAGACGAGATTGACTTTAACTTCATTGACTTCTGGAATTTTGCCCATTGCTTGATGAATCGAATCCGTTAAAACATCGGTTAAGGGACAGCCCATCGTTGTAAGGGTCATATCAATCGTACATAAGCCATTTTCATCCAGGTTTAAACCGTAAACCAAGCCGAGATTCACAATGTCAATCCCGAGTTCTGGATCAATCACGGTCTCGAGCGCGGCTAGAATCCGTTCCTTTAAGTCTTCAATTGCTGCATCATCTTGTGGTTGGTCTGCCATGTGTCCTGCCTCCTGGTCACTCTAATAGCTCTATTATACTGGTTCAACCGACCAGTTACAACTGACGATCATTGACAACAATCCGCATACCCCCTAGAATAAAAAGACATATCGTGTTTTAACCAAACACGTTTTTAAAAGGAGGCGCCGCTATGCATCAAAAATTGATTGCACTGGATTTAGATGGGACTACCCTCAATTCAGATGCCCAAATTACACTTAAAACGCAACAAACTTTAACTGAATTACAAAACGCTGGCCACATTGTCAGTATTGTCACAGGGCGCCCAAATCGTTTGAGTGAACCTTTCTACCAACAATTAGGTTTAACGTCGCCAATGGTTAACTTTAATGGGGCTTTAATGCACATTCCGGGACAAGCCTGGGCCGGTGAATATCAATATACGATTAATAAAGACATTGTCTTTAGTCTCTTCCAACTAAAAGAACGCTTTAAGATTCAAATGATTGCCGCCGAAGGTAAAACGATGTTTTTAGCTGATCAAGCTTATGCCAACACGTTTTCTTTCTTCCCCACAACGTTGAAGTCCGATGAAATTTTAACCCGCGAATCGCTTCGGCAAGACCCAGCGGCCGTCACGGTTTTTGTGGAACGCGCTGATCAAGATGCGTTACGTGCTGAAATTCTGCGCCAATTCCCTGACGTTTCCGTCAACACTTGGGGTGGTCCTGCTAGCGTCTTAGAAATTGTGCATCATGGGATTCACAAAGCAACCGGCCTCGCAAAACTAGCGGCACACTACGACATTGATCAATCAGATATCATTGCCTTTGGTGATGAAAGTAATGATTTGGATATGTTAGCCTATGCCGGTACCGGGGTTGCGATGCAAAACGCAATTGCACCGATCAAGGCGATTGCAGACGACATCACACCACTGACGAATGCGCAAGATGGTGTGGTCAATTATTTACGGCAATATTTTAAGATGGATTAATGAAAAAGCGATTCGACAATTTCTGGTCGAATCGATTTTTTTGATGGATGAAACGTGCTTTTCAAGCTAACTTTCTGTGATTAGCTACATCCGTCAAATCACCGATTTTGTCGGTAATCTGCCTGATTAGGCTAATCCTCAGAAGATACCCGGCTTATTGCACACTCTATTCTGAAACGTGCTCCGTCAGATATACACTTCCGGTTAGTTACATACCGCAAACGATCGGCTACGCCGCTCATTCACGGTATTAGACTAATCCTCAGCGTATGACCATCTGACGTCGCACTCTATTTTTCGTCGCTCTTTAGCACGCCGCCTACTGAGTAGCGGTCTGGTTGCATTTCGTTTAGGACAACGTGCACGTGTTCTGCAGGTGCGCCTGTGTTTTTAGTGATTGCTTCTGTGACGTCTGCACAGAGTTGTTTTAATTGTGCTTGGCTCCGGCCAGCGATTAAATCGATGTGTACTAATGGCATGTGTGGTGCCTCCTTTAATTGAATACTTATATTATGCCTGTTTTAACGCAATTGAGCAACGGTAATTACTGTGTTTTTAAGCAAAAGAATGTATAATAATAGCTAATATTGATTTATCTATGGAGGCATTACAATGAGTGAACCCCTTTACCGTCAATTGACGGCCTGTACCAGTGTTTTAGTTGGTAAGAAAGCCACTGCAGACGGCTCAACTTTAATCGCACGTAACGAAGATAGCCAGGCAGCTTGGCCTAAACATTTAACCATGCATCCCCATCAAAAGTTAACGACTGCCCCGCACTTTGTCTCAAAAGACACGGGTTTTTCAATCGATTTACCACTTGAAGCCGCAAAATACACGGCGACACCCGAATGGACCGATGAATATGGACTATTCGAAGAAGACGGCATTAACGAATACGGCGTTGCGATGAGCGGCACCGAAAGTGCTTATAGCAACAGTCGCGCTCTCGGCTTTGACCCCTACATCGACAACGGGATTGCTGAAGAAGCCATGATTACAGTCGTCTTACCTTACGTGAAAACGGCCCGTGAAGGTGTTGCGCGGCTAGGCGCCATCGTTAGTGAATACGGCACCACTGAAAGTAACGGGATTCTCTTTTCCGATGTCGATGAGGTCTGGTATCTTGAAATCGGCAGTGGACATCACTGGGTTGCCCAACGGATTCCGGATGATAGCTATGCCGTGGTTGCCAATCAACTTGCGATTCAAGAAGTGCAATTCGATCAACCGGATTGGTTCATGACTTCAGAGGGGATTCAAGATTTTGCGCGTGATAATCACCTATGGCAAGCTGATACGCCATTTAACTTCCGCGATATCTTTGGGACCAAAGACCAAAGTGACCTTGTTTACAACACACCGCGCGTTTGGTACGGTCAAAAATTGTTAACGCCATCTGTCACCCAACAACCTCAAGACTTTAACCTCCCCTTCTTACGACAAGCCGATGCGCCCATTCAAGTCGAAGATGTCGCGCGAATTCTAGGCTCGCATTATGAAGGCACGGTCTACGATCCAATCGGTCACGGCACACCACAAGAAAAACATGCTTTCCGCCCAATTAGTTTAGCAAAGACGCAAGAATCACACATTCTCCAAATGCGCCCTAACTTACCGGTTGATGTTAGCGGTATTCATTGGTTATCAATGGGTGTCACGGCGCAAAGTGTTTACGTCCCATTCTATGCCGGTGCCGATGACGTCCCAGTCAATTACCAAAAAGGGACAAAGGATTACAGTCAAGATTCGATCTACTGGACCTATAAATTAGCTGGTATTTTGGTGGATGCACACTACGCCAAGTTCGCCAAGGACTTGGAACAAACGCAAAAACACATCAATAGTTTGATG
Proteins encoded in this window:
- the mvk gene encoding mevalonate kinase; this translates as MQTGVGQSHAKIILIGEHAVVYGQPAIALPIFAVQARVTVTLEPALQTPQIKSTYYNGPLEQAVGQMQGIRRLIEQLWHALDPNLTPFELTIESDLPPERGMGSSAATAVAIIRALFATYHQELSQQRLLKLAALSENLIHGNPSGIDAATTGATTPLWFVKGQPLQPLPINLKGYLVIADSGQKGQTGAAVKSVQNQMMSNPEQTQPLIDHLGYLTQQVARNIAQNELTVLGANLNRAQLDLRALGVSNARVDHLIDVANQTGSLGTKLTGGGRGGCIIALAATQSAADDLAQALSAAGAIKTWIQPLHAL
- the mvaD gene encoding diphosphomevalonate decarboxylase encodes the protein MGQSITARAHTNIALIKYWGKQNPELIIPYNSSLSMTLDHFYTDTTVRFSTDLTADQISFNGAIADTKTSTQMSQFLDLIRKQAHLPLFAAVETINHVPNAAGLASSASGYAALAAAGSRAAGLELNDRDLSRLARRGSGSATRSIYGGFVEWQRGTNDLDSYAVPVQETVDWDIQMIAIVLNDRQKAIASRAGMANTVATSPYYPAWVETAQAAIPAMKAAIVKKDINLVGQLAEQSAMQMHATTLSAVPPFTYFEPETLQAIKVVQTLRQQGVSCYYTMDAGPNVKVICTSQETPQILAALAPYFSPEQLLVAKPGPGVSYR
- a CDS encoding phosphomevalonate kinase; the protein is MITAKAPGKLYIAGEYAVVETGFPAIIVALNQFVTVTIEESHEYGSIVSKQYQENSLYWQRQGDEMVFDNRDNPFHYILSAIRLTEQYARQAGKTLRVYHLRVNSDLDSADGKKYGLGSSAAVTVATVKALCAFYELSLSNDQLYKLAAIAHLDVQGNGSLGDIAASVFGGWVAYRSFDKQWLADIRPTVSLTELLEMPWPSLSIELLTPPAELSLLIGWTGSPASTSHLVDKIALAKTERQADYQNFLAASKACLEAMVEGFRRNDLAQIQAELRHNRAILQDLAHFSHVAIETPILQKMGALAETIGGAAKTSGAGGGDCGIVIIDRAIETEALFEQWRANQIERLNLAVHLVD
- the fni gene encoding type 2 isopentenyl-diphosphate Delta-isomerase — encoded protein: MVRPKQSIQSHRKDEHVFLAEKFHHGDAINDFDGIRFIHQSLPEIAVSDVDISTDFAGTNRASPFYINGMTGGSQQTKKINAQLAQVAQITNLPMATGSQSVAIKDPSLADTFSVIREFNPHGFVLANIGAGNDLNVAKQAVAMTQANALEIHVNTPQEIVMPEGDQDFYWLDEIANIVANVGVPVIVKEVGFGMSADTIAQLKQIGVQFIDVSGRGGTNFVTIENERRHDKAYDYLADWGQSTVESLFESRAFQNDVNILASGGIRNPLDIVKALRLGASAVGISGQFLHMVLKEGPTQMAENLLTWQAQIQEIMAMLGARDIQALQKAPIILSPELRHYLNERHITF
- a CDS encoding zinc-binding alcohol dehydrogenase family protein, which gives rise to MQAIGFTKHLPITNEESLMAFNLPSPKPKPHDLCVQVTAVSVNPVDVGVRKGGRGQSKTPRILGWDAVGIVTGIGNAVTLFKPGDRVFYVGDFKRPGSNSEYQLVDERIVAKAPQNLTDAQAAAMPLTALTAWEALFEKLHIDFEDRTTNHDQTILIINGAGGVGSIATQLAHLAGLHVIATASRPETQKWALAHGADQVVNHHQSLIEQVHALGYQTVDYILELNNIDQHWESMARLIKPNGRIASITENHRPVDLQKLTKKRVEFAWEWVFSKTYYQTTDLASQGIILGQIATLLEQNKLQSTLTKCLSPISAANLRQAHQLVETNQMIGKVVVAN
- a CDS encoding winged helix-turn-helix transcriptional regulator, with protein sequence MVQERHIYDCQAGCPVESTLQIISGKWKSVIIYQLLQHSDLHFGDLTRALPDCSRRMLALQLEELIADHVITKTVISLRPLKTEYQLSEFGQTLSPVIDAMATWGTYYNQVAQQDVGYCNLQ
- a CDS encoding helix-turn-helix transcriptional regulator produces the protein MKETNYVENKVYEYRVLQHLSQEKLGQAVGVSKQTIYAMEKGNYSPSLILAFKLARFFDVPIDVLFTYREA
- a CDS encoding metal-sulfur cluster assembly factor; its protein translation is MADQPQDDAAIEDLKERILAALETVIDPELGIDIVNLGLVYGLNLDENGLCTIDMTLTTMGCPLTDVLTDSIHQAMGKIPEVNEVKVNLVWYPAWDTSKMSRYARIALGIR
- a CDS encoding Cof-type HAD-IIB family hydrolase, with the translated sequence MHQKLIALDLDGTTLNSDAQITLKTQQTLTELQNAGHIVSIVTGRPNRLSEPFYQQLGLTSPMVNFNGALMHIPGQAWAGEYQYTINKDIVFSLFQLKERFKIQMIAAEGKTMFLADQAYANTFSFFPTTLKSDEILTRESLRQDPAAVTVFVERADQDALRAEILRQFPDVSVNTWGGPASVLEIVHHGIHKATGLAKLAAHYDIDQSDIIAFGDESNDLDMLAYAGTGVAMQNAIAPIKAIADDITPLTNAQDGVVNYLRQYFKMD
- a CDS encoding 2-hydroxymuconate tautomerase; translation: MQLKEAPHMPLVHIDLIAGRSQAQLKQLCADVTEAITKNTGAPAEHVHVVLNEMQPDRYSVGGVLKSDEK
- a CDS encoding C69 family dipeptidase, translating into MSEPLYRQLTACTSVLVGKKATADGSTLIARNEDSQAAWPKHLTMHPHQKLTTAPHFVSKDTGFSIDLPLEAAKYTATPEWTDEYGLFEEDGINEYGVAMSGTESAYSNSRALGFDPYIDNGIAEEAMITVVLPYVKTAREGVARLGAIVSEYGTTESNGILFSDVDEVWYLEIGSGHHWVAQRIPDDSYAVVANQLAIQEVQFDQPDWFMTSEGIQDFARDNHLWQADTPFNFRDIFGTKDQSDLVYNTPRVWYGQKLLTPSVTQQPQDFNLPFLRQADAPIQVEDVARILGSHYEGTVYDPIGHGTPQEKHAFRPISLAKTQESHILQMRPNLPVDVSGIHWLSMGVTAQSVYVPFYAGADDVPVNYQKGTKDYSQDSIYWTYKLAGILVDAHYAKFAKDLEQTQKHINSLMVQNIVATDQAVAAETDAHQRTLLMTKGSAKAAQLAQHEMERLTAKLITDSANLSPLNFTTDSNL